In Nitrospiria bacterium, the genomic window ACCCGATAAATTTTCACGGTGGAGAGCGAGCGGTGGCCGCTCCGGTCGATCAAAACGGTTTGAAGTTTAGCGGAAAGATCGGGCAAGCCCGCGGCCGTCGGAGAAAGGGAGGCCGTTTCCGAGGCGGGCGCGATGGCGGGCATCCCAACGGTCAAAACGACGGCGATCGTAAAGGCGATACGGGTATCGGTGATCGAAGACGTCATGGAAGCGCTTCCGGATTCAGGCCTCCTTGTCGGTAACCTTGGAGATCGAGCGTGACAAATCGGAAGCCGGTTTCCTTCACGGCGGCCACCACCCGTTCGCGAAGCGTTGCATCGAGGAGCCGGTCGAGATCCGCGGCCGACAACTCGATCCGGGCCACCTCCCCATGATCGCGCACCCGGACCTGCCGGAACCCCTCTCTTTTTAGAGCCTCCTCCGCCCGTTCGATTCGACCCAAGCGTTCCACGGTGATCACCGTTCCAAAGGGCACGCGGGAGGACAGGCAAGCCTCGGCCGGTTTATCCCAATTGGGAAGCCCGATCGCCCGGCTCAAATGCCGGATCTGGATTTTATCCAGGCCGGCTTCGACCAGAGGGCTACGAACCCCGAACGCCTCGGCCGCCTCAAGCCCCGGTCGGAAATCCTTCAGGTCGTCCAGGTTGGTCCCGTTCGCCAGCCAGCGCAGGCCCAACTCTTTGGCCAGACGCGTTCCGTTCGAATAGAGGTCGTGTTTGCAAGCGTAGCATCTCCGCAAACCGTTCTGGTGGAATTCCGGATGCTCCATGGCCTTTGAAGAAATCAGGTGGTGCGACACGCCGATCTGACGCGTGATTTGTCGGCTGCTTTCCAATTCGGAAGCCGGCACGGTGGGGGAGACGGAGGTCGCGGCGGCGGCCCGCGCGCCCAGAACGTCGTGGGCGATTTTCAAAACCAACGTGCTGTCGATTCCTCCGGAAAAGGCAACCAGAACAGAATCCATCTTCTGAAAGATGTCCTGCAATCGCTCAAGGTTTTGGTGGGTCTGCGTGTCCATATTTATGGCGGAACTCGCGTCGGGATCGGCCGCAGGCATCAACGGAGGCGACACGAGGTCTAATTTTGCCGAATCTTGGCCTCATCCTGCTTGGCGACGACGACCAGCGCCAGATGATCCGGGTCGATGTATTTTTGCGCCACCCGTTGAACATCCGTTTTGGTGACCGCCCGGATCAGTTTGGGATAGCGCTGGGCATAATCCAGCCCGAGGTTGTAAAACTCCGTCTGGGCGAGAAAGCCGGCGATTTTTTCACTGGTGTCGGTTCGAAGCGGAAAGTTGCCGATAAGAAAAGCCTTGGCATCTTCCAGCTCCCGATCGGTGACGGGCGCGGTCCGGATCTTCCGAAGCTCGGCCAGGACGCCGTCAATGGCCTGCTGAGCCGCCGCGTTCCGGGTCTGGAGGGAGACGGCAAAGCTTCCGGGGAACGCACGGGCGTCGAAACGGCTATAGATGCTGTAGGCGAGTCCTTGATTGTCGCGGATGTTGCTCATGATGCGCGACGAGAAGCCCCCCCCGCCCAGGATGTAGTTCATGACGGTCACGGCGTAGTAGTCCGGGTTTTTTCGGTCGATTCCAAGATGGCCCAGCATGATGTTGGCCTGCGTCAGATCTTTGTCGATCAGCTTGACGACGGGTTTCTCCAGGCCGACGGCCGGGGAAACCGTCACGGCCGGGATCGGTCGCTGGGTCCAGGAGCCGAAATAGGTCTTGAGGAGGTCCAGAGCTTCCGATTCGGTGATGTCGCCCACGATGGTCATGATCGTGTTGTTCGGACGGTAGTACGCCTCGTAGAACCGGGAGACGTCGTCGCGGGAGATCGCCGGCAGCGTCTGTTCCGTGCCCTCGGCGGGACAGCGATAGGGATGCGCACCGAACACGATCTGATTGAAGGCCTTTTCGGCCACCACCTCGGGCTGATCTTTCTCGGAGAGGATTTCACCGAGAATTTCCTGACGCTCGCGGTCCAGCTCCGGCTCGGGAAAAGACGGGTGAACGAGAATGTCGGACAACAGGTCCAAGCCGGTGTTCAGATCCCTCTTCAACACCCGGAGCGAGGCGGTGGCGTAATCTTCACCGCCGCCGACGGAGAGGCCGGCCCCGATGAAATCGACCGCGTCCGCGATCTGGGTGGCGCTTCGCGTGGCGGTTCCTGCTTCCAAAAGCTCCGCCGTCAGATTGGCCAGGCCGGCCTTGTCTTCGGGGTCCAGAACGGAGCCGGCCTTGACGATCATCTGGATGTTCACGATGGGAAGGGCGTGGGCTTCTTGGATGACGACGATCAGGCCGTTGTCGGTGACGACCCGTTTGGGCGAAAAATCTTCGGCCGGCGCGGCTTCGATCGAAACGGCCCGGCACAAAAATACGATCGTTCCCCAAAAAAACAACCGGACAAAAAGATCGGATGCGGCGCGGATTCGGGAATTGACCATAGGGAATCTATTCCTTGTGAGGCTGAGGGATGAGAAGGCCCGCGGTCCGGTGATCCTCGATCAGATACGCCTTGGCGACGCGCATCACATCTTCCTGGGTGACCTTCCGGATGTTTTCGACATACGATTCCTGATAGGGATATCCCGCCCCCACCGCTTCCGCGCTCCCGATCTGCATGGCCTGATAGAAGTTGGAGTCCTGCCCCATGATGAAAGCGGCCTCGATCTGGTTCTTGGCCTTTTGGAGTTCCCGGTCGCTGACCGGTTCGGTCGTCATCCTTTGGATTTCGGCATACACCGCTTTCTCCAGATCCTCCGCGCTTTTCCCGGGTTGAGGAATTCCGTAAACGTAAAACAGGTCGGGATTCGCCGACAAGTTCGGGTATTCCCCCCCGACATCGAGGGCGAGTTTCTGTTCGTAAACCAGGCTGCGGTAGAGGCGCGAACTTTTCCCGGTGAACAGGATATTGGCCAGGACACCCAGGGCATAATTGTCCGGAGCCGAAAAATTGGGAACGGGGTACCCGGCAAACACGAACGGCAGTTGGGCCTCCTTTTTGATCACGAAGCGCCGCTCGCCGTTTTGTTCCGGCTCGACAATATGAAAAACCGGGGCCGGAAAGCCCTTCGGGACGCGGCCGAAAGTCTGCCGGATTCTGGGAAGCAGCTTGTCGGGGTCGATATCCCCCACGATGACCAGAATCGCGTTGTTGGGCGAGTAATACCGTTTATAAAAGGCGGTGACGTCGTTTCGCTCCAGACTGTTCAGATCCGTCATCCATCCAAGAGTCGGGGCGTGGTACGGATGGACCAGAAACGCCATGGCGTACAGGTATTCAACGACCAGGCTTTGGGGGTCGTCGTCCGTCCGGAGCCGCCGCTCTTCCTCGACTACGGCTCGCTCGAGCTGAAACTCCCTGGCGTCGAGGAGGAGGTTCGTCATCCGGTCGGATTCGAGATTCAAGGCCAGCCCGATCTGGTCGGCCGACAGATTTTCGAAATAAGCGGTGTAGTCCTTTGAGGTGAAGGCGTTTTCGGTCCCGCCGACCTTGGCAATCATCCGTGAGAACTCCCCCTTGCCGTATTTGGGGGTGCCCTTGAACATCATGTGTTCCGTGAGATGGGCGAGCCCGGTTTTTCCGGTGACCTCGTTCCGCGAACCGGCCCGATACCAGATCTGGACCGTCACCACCGGGGCTTTGTGCTCTTCAACGAGGATGACCTTGAGCCCGTTTTCGAGGGTGTGGGTCTGAATCGTCCGGGCCCGGGCCGGAGAGGATGAAAAAACCAGAAGCAACGTGAACAAGAAATAAAACAAGATCGGCATACGAACCATCCTAAACAAGAGTCTCGGGCGTTGTCAACTGGTTACGAGAGACTGTTGATGAGGGCCGGTGCGGCGGTCTCGGTGCGGAGTTGGCCGCAGGCGGCCAGAATGTCGCGGCCGCGGCTTTTTCGAATAAAGGCGGTGAGATGTCCTTCGATCAGAATGTTTTGAAAGCGCAATACGGTTTCGTCATCCGGTCGGCCGAAGGGGGACCCGGGATAGTCGTTGAAAGGGATCAAATTCACTTTACAGCGGATGCCCTTGAGCAGCCGGAGCAGCCGGTGGGCATCCGTGTCGGAATCGTTCACGCCTTTCAAGAGGACATACTCGAAAAATATCCGACGGCGGGGCGGGAGGGGATAATCCCGGCAGGCCCGGAGAAGCGTTTCCAGGGGATACTGTTTATTGACCGCCGGCATCAGTCGGTCGCGCACGGCATTGGTCGTGGCGTTGAGCGATATGGCCAGATTCACATTCAATCCGCTCTCGCCCAGCTTCTTTATCTGGGGAACGAGGCCGGAGGTCGAGAGCGTGATCCTTCGAGGAGAGAGGGCGACCATCTTGGGGTGCGTGAGGCGTTTCAAGGCTTCGATCACCTCGCGGTAATTGGCGAGGGGCTCACCCATCCCCATCAGGACGATATTCGTCAGGGGATTGTCCGATTCGAGGTGCCGGAGCACCCAGAGCACTTGGTCGACGATCTCGTGGGCTTTGAGATTGCGGATGAGGCCCATGGTGCCGGTGAGGCAAAAGGTGCAGTCGAGCGTGCAACCGACCTGGGTCGAGATGCAGAGAGTGTTGCGATCTTCATCCGGGATCAAAACGGATTCGACCTCCTGACCGTCCGACAGGCGGAACAGAAACTTTTGCGTCCCGTCCGTCGAATGTTGTCGGCGGACCAACTGGGGTTCACCGACCCCGGCCCGCGCTTCAAGAAGGGCCCGATCCGATTTAGATAGATTGGTCATTTCATCAAAGCGAGAGACGCGTTTCTTATAGACCCAATCCAGAAGCTGTTGGGCGCGATACTTCGGCCAGCCCAATTCCCGCATAAAGTCCTCGAACTCGTCGAACGAAAACTGTTTAAGGTTTCTCTTTTGCATGAGGGTAATGTAACACAGTTTGAATCGATGAACAAGGTGTCTTGATCGGAATGTCTGTGTTATAATGGAGAGCGTGAAGACGAATCGGTTCGATAAATGGACGGCGGCCGGTGCGTTACTGATCTTCGGTTGGGGTTGGCTTGCGGCCTGCTCCGCCCAAAAGCCGCTGATTGTGCCCACGACGCCTCCTTCCGAGCGAAACGAGAATCCCGGCCTGGACCAGCCGCTCTCCGCGCCTCAAAAGCCGACCGGCCCTCCGCAGGCCTGCGCGTCGGCGGAGGACTGCTTAAGCTCGGCGCTGAAAATGGCGGATACCGGGGATCGCGCGGCAGCCGCAACCGTCCTTCAGTCCCTTCGAGGCCGATATCCGGATTCTCTCCAGTCGAAGCAAAGCGGTTTTCTTCTAGGGCGGTGGGCCGCCGAAAGCGGATCGCCCCAGGCGGAAGAGCTCCTGTCGCAAGCCATCGTGGATCTCCCCTCGCTCGAAGAATACGGCCTCTTTTACATGGCCGACGGGGAGATGCAACGGGGACAGTCGACACAGGCGGTTCAGACCTATGACCGCTTGCTCCGGAAATATCCGGAAAGTGTATTAAGCGCGCAGGCGACCTATCAGAAGGCGGATGCCTTGGTCCAATCCGGCGACTATAAGACCGCCGTGATCGTGTTCGACGAATTCGTGACACGATTTCCCAACGATTCGAATACCGCGAAGGCCTTGCTTCGCTTGGCCGACTGCGCCGTGAGACTCGGGGATTCGATCAGGGCCGTTTGGGCGCTGCAGCAAGTCTGGTTTTTTCACGCCGACAGTCCGGAAGCCCCGGAGGCCCAAAAGCGTCTTGAACAGCTGGGTGGATCGGGTGTCTCGATCCCGACTCCTTCCGCCGAGGCGCGATCTCAACGGGGCCGAACTCTTTTTGACGCCGCCCGATACGACGAGGCCGAGGTCGAATTCAAGGCGGTGCTGTCGGCCGGCGAACGGGGGAATCACGATGAAGTAAGTCTGAAATTAGGCGAAACCCTGATCCAGCTCAAACAATACGCTGACGCCGATCACGTTTTGGGAGATCTGGCGCGCCGTACCGGACGTCCGGATCTTCTGACCGGCGCCCTCTTCTGGATGGGACGCGTGGCGATTCGTCAAGGTGAAGAAAGCCGGTTTCTCCAGATCGAGCGGCAAATGGCCGACCGCGTTCCAACCAGTCCGGATCGCGTGAAACTGCTCTTTATGATCGGCGATTATTATGAAGACCGTCACCAGCTCGAACAGGCCCTGACGGTGTATCACCGGGTGATCGCAGAGGCCCCCGGCGATCCCTCCGCCGAGGACGCTGTTTGGCGGATCGGTTGGATCGCCTACAAAACCGGGAGATACAGCGACGCGATCCGAATCCTCGAAGACTATTTGCAACAGCATCCCGCCAGCCTTTCCGGGGGACAATTCGGGTACTGGATCGGACGCAGCGCGGAACAGATGAATCAGCCCGCCCAAGCCGTCCACGACTACCGGGACGTCTGCCGGGACTATCTGCGGAGTTTTTATTGTCAGCAGGCCCGGGTCCGACTGGCCGGTCTCCATTCCGCCGCGTCCGACCCCGGGAAAACGGATGGCCCGTCGGAGGCTCCCGCAGACATTTCGAATGCCGTTACGGTTCCGGTCGATGGGAATACCGTTCGCTTGCCGGACGGAGCGGCCAATCCGGCATTGACGCACGATCGGCATTATTCGACTGCGGCGGAATTAATGGCCCTGCATCTCGAGCCGGAGGCCGCGCAGGAACTTTCCTACCTGACGGATCGGTATGCGACGGACAAGGCCACGGTATTAAGGCTGGCCGACCTCCTCTACGCGGCGGGGGATTATTACCATAGTCTTCATCTCCTGCGGCTCTATTTTCAGGATGTCCTGGAAAAAGGAGGGGACGAGATCCCGAAAAGTTTCTGGGAACAGGCGTATCCGTATCATTTCGTGGAACGGATTCAGGGACAAAATTCCGCGGTGGGAACGGATCCTTATCTCGTCGCGGCCGTTACCCGCGAGGAAAGCGCGTTTGATTCGAAAGCCGTTTCCAAGGTGGGTGCCTTGGGCTTGATGCAACTCATGCCCTATACGGCGGAATGGGTGGCCAAACAGATCGGCCTGGACGGGTTCCGTCCGGAACTGCTGCTGGACGAGGCGACCAATATCCGACTGGGGGCATGGTATCTCGGACATCTGATCGAGCAGTTCAACGGAAACGTGGTTTTGGCCGTCGCCAGCTACAACGCCGGCCCGGAAGCGGTCGGCCGGTGGGCCGAGAAAGGCATGGGGGACCCGGATGAATTCATCGAATCCATTCCGTTTACCGAAACCCGATACTTCACCAAGAAAGTCCTCCGAAGCTACCGTGAATATCTCCGGATCGCGGGAGAAAATTCCGACCGACCGTTATCGGGAGCCCTGGTTTCGCCTTGACAAGCGCACCGAGAAGGCGGTATAGTGGGCTCAATTTTGAGGAGTTACGATCGTGATCTCTCCTCATCGGAAGGCCCGTGGTTCCGTCTCCCTCTCCAGGACGGCTTTTCCGCCGTCGGATGCATCCCATCCTTTTCGAATTAATCCATTCGACCCTCCGCGGCCGAGGCGTGTCGATCTACCCAGTGAGCACGGTGAACGAGAGGGGGAGGACTTCGGCGAGCTCCGTCGAGCCGCTTTGCCGGTGAAGTAAGCGAGGAGCTGGCTCCGCCAGTCCGAGCGCGGGGTCTGGGGGCATCGGAGGAGCAACAGCACCGCACGGGCCCCCAGATCAGATCGGGGGCGACGCGAGCCACAATCATTGAGGAAGCATCGTCATGCCCATCGATCAAATGACGCTGTTGGAAAAGCGCGTGCACCAGATCTTGGAATTGGTGAAGCGTTTGAGACAGGACAACGCTGTTTTAGAACAAAAGCTCAGGGCGATCTCTCAACGGTTGGCCAAGCGGGAGCGCGATACGCTTCGTTGGAACCATGACCGGGTTCGGTTACGCTCCCGGGTGAAACAAATCCTGTCCGAAATGGAGACCTGGTCGGGCCGTTTGGATCCGGCGGAACCGACCGATGCGAGGTCCAGAAAACGAGGGGAGACGTGAAAAAACAGGTTGAGGTTGAAATCTACGGCCAGCGTTATACCATCGCGGGGGAGGCGGATGAGCAGTACGTCGGCAAATTGGCGCGCTACGTGGACGGAAAGATGCACGAGCTGGCCAAGACCGGCAAGAATTTTCCCGCCACCAAACTGGCCCTGCTGGCGGCCGTCAATATTACCCACGAGCTTTTTCAGCTGCGGCAGGATAAGCAGGTCAAAGAAAACTTGATCGAGAAAAAAGCCAAGGACCTCATCGAGAATATCGAAGAGCAGTTCGGAGATCTCAAGTTGTATTAATTTGATCCGCTTGGCCGGCGATTTGCAGGAGCCCTGCTTCCTTTGCCCCGTCCGTCAACGCTTCCTTCCCCAAAATAATCTTGAATAAAGAACTAGGCCGTTGCCGTTGTGGAGGACTCGGTAGTCAGGGGGGAAGGGTCAAGTGCGGTGTGGCCGTTGCCGTTGGCTTCCAGCTTGATCGAGACCAGCTTGGAGACCCCGGCCTCTTCCATCGTGACCCCGTAGAGAAGATCGGCGTGTTCCATGGTCCGCTTGTTATGCGTGATGATCAGGAACTGGGAATGGTCCGTCATCTCGCGGAGCACCTTCAGGAATCGACGGATGTTCTCCTCGTCCAGGGGGGCGTCGATCTCATCCAGAATGCAGAAGGGACTGGGGTGGATCAGAAAACTGGCAAACAGCAGGGCGATTGCCGTGAGTGCCTTTTCTCCTCCGGATAGAAGGCTGATGCTCTTCAGGCGCTTCCCCGGCGGCTGGGCCACGATTTCGATCCCCGACTCCAGCGGATTGCTCTCATCAAGCAGGACCAGATCGGCCTGTCCGCCCACGAAGAAATTCTGGAAGACCTCCTTGAATTTCTCGCGCAGCGCCGAATAGGTCGAAAAAAACATCTCCTTGGTGGTCCGGTTGATCTTCGAGATGGCGGACTCCAAATCCTCAATCGACTGGGTGAGGTCGGTCTCCTGTGTCGTCAGAAACCGGTGCCGCTCATCCAGTTCTTTGTACTCATCGATGGCGGCCAGGTTTACGGGGCCCAACTCCTCCAACTTGGCCCGCAGCTCGTTCAATCGTTCCTGAACCGGGTTTGGATCGATCGGGTCCGTGACCCCTTCGGCCGCGTCTTCAAGAACGGTTTGGTGGAGACTGGAGGCCTGCTCGACCAAGTGCTCGATCCGCAGTTTCAATTCGGTCTGTCGCACTTCCAGTTCGTTGTGAAGTTTTTCCACACGGCCCCGGTCGGCCCGGATCTGGCCCAGCTGGTCTTCCAACTGCTTGATCTGCCCCAGATCCGCCGTGTAGCCTTCGGTCTCGACCGACAGCCGCTGCTGTGTCTCGAAGAGTTGGGCACTTAACGCGCCGATGGCCTTTTCGGTTTCCTCAATGTCCTGGCGGGCGGCGAGGCTTTTCGATTCCAGAGTCGTCATTTCGGAAGCCTGCCGCTGTTGGTGTTCTTTTAACAAAGCTTGTTCTTCCCGCAGGCGGAGCCGCTCTTTGGACAGCGCCTCTTCCCGTTGAACCAGCGCCGAGACATCCACCTTCAGCTGGGTTACCTCGGAACGAAGAAGGTTCTGTCGCTCGGAGGAGGTTTTGGCTGTTTCTTGGAGACGAGCGAGTTCCGTCTCGATCCGTTCCTGCTCCTGCTGTCGAATGTCCAAGTGGCGTAAGGCCTCGGCCAGGGCCTGCTCCGCCGTGCCGGCTTCTTGGGCTTCCTGGGTGTGTTCGATCTGTAACAAACCTCGTCGCTCTTCCAAACGGATACGGTCCGCTTCCAGAAGCGCGATTTTCTGACGCTGCGATGCAAGGATTGATTCCTCTTGCTGCCGTTGTTCGAGTTGGTCCTGTTGTCGGTGTTGAACCCGCTCTAAATCCACGGCGAGCGCGGCTTTTTCAGCCTCGGACCGGACCAACTCGGTTTCGAGTTGCCTGATTTGGTCCTCCGCCTCCCGGATTTCCCGCCGGGTTAGGAGCAGTCCCTGCTGCGATCCGGTGCGCTGCCCGGCCCAAAGCAATCCGCTTGGGTAAAGAACTTCTCCTTCCAGGGTCACGATCGTATAGCCGATCCGAAGGCGGCTCCAAAGTCCGAAGGCGGCATCGAGATCCTGAACCAGAAGAACATCGCCCAAAAGGGCTTGGGCCGCGTCTTCAAAACCGGCTTTCACCTTAATTTGATACAACACCGGCCCGATGAAGCCCTCAAACGCTTCACCGGAGGAATGAACCTGGGCTGTGCGGGTCAGGCGCGGGAGCCGGGGCAGGAAAGCCCCGCGGCCGATTTGGGCCGATTTCATGGACTGAATAATTTTCCGGATGGTCGTGTGGTCATCCAAGAGCAGGCCCCGGAGTTGGTCGCCTAAAACGGCTTCGATGGCCGGTTCAAGGGCCTTTGGTACCTCGAAGAGGTCGGCCACAATACCGTGAAGACGGTTCCGGAGTTCGGGTCGTTCGGAAAGCCAGGCCAGGATCCCCGCCTGGGTCGTCATCATCGCTTTTTCGTTCTCCTTCAGCGAAGTGAGACGGGCCTGCGCGAGTGTCAGCGCCTCCCGCTGTCCTAAAATGGTCTCGGTTTGCGTCGCGAGTGCGGTTTGTTTTTGGGCAAACTCCTCGGCCAGACGGGTTCCTTCGGCCTGGATCCGGTTCAGTGCTTCTTGGAGGTCGGCCAAGCGGGATTGTTCCGCTCCCACGAGTTCCCGCATCTGATCGAGTTGTTGATTCACCGATGACAACTCGGACTGGCCCTTGTCTTGGATTCGTTGGATCTCCTTCTTGCGTGACTCGATCGAGGCCACGCGATTTTTGACCTCGGTCACCTCCGCCAGGGTCTCAAACAGCCGGGTCTTGTTGGCTTCAAGCGCGGCGTCCTGGACGGCGCGCTCCTCTTCCACCCCGACCAGCGAGGTTTCCCGGTCCGTCAATCGACCCTGCCGTTCCGATAGAGCCGTGGCCACTTCATGTTGTTGCCGTTCCGTCTCCTCCCCTTGTGTTACGGATTGCGTGACGGACTGTTCGAGGCGCGACCGTTCCTGAACAAGCTTGGCCCGCTGCTCTTCCCATGAATGGATCTGGCTCCGTAACAGCTCGATCCGGTTTTCTTGCCGATGGATCAGGGTTTGGGTGTCGTAGACGGCCTGTTTCAACGAAGAGAGGGCCGCCTCTTTTTGGAGGGCACCGGTTTTAATCGATTGCAGCTCGGCCTCGGTCCTGGACAGCGCGGCCAGGAGCGCGGATTCATTCGTCTTTAGATCGGCGATCTGGCGCAAGACTTCGTAGAGCGTCGTCAGACGATCCCGGTATTCCGAAACCAGAAGTTTCAGCTCCAAGTCTCGGGCCTCGGTCCGGAGGGTCTGGTAGATCTCCGCCTTCTTAACCTGCCGGTCAAGGGTGTTGGTCTGCCGTTTGACCTCGCCGATGATGTCCCGGACGCGGAGGAGGTTTTGCTGGGTGGCGTCCAACTTGCGTTCGGCTTCGGCCTTCCGTATTTTATATTTGGAGATGCCGGCCGTTTCCTCGATCAGTTCGCGACGCTCGAGCGGGGAGGCGTTTAAGAGCTGATCGACCTTTCCCTGTTCGATAATGGTATGACCTTTGTGACCTGCACCCGTGTCGATGAGAAGGTCGCGGATGTCTTTTAAGCGGCAGGGGGTCTTATTGATCAGGTATTCGCTCTCGCCGGTTCGGAATAATCGGCGACTAATCGCGATCTCCTGGTAATCTCCGAACTGGCCGGCGATTTCTCCGGTGACATCGCCGACGGTCAGAATGACTTGTGAAAGGTTCAGGGGTCGGCGCGTTTCGCTGCCGTTAAAGATCACATCCTCCATCCGGTCGGAACGGAGAGCCTTGGTGCTCTGCTCTCCCAGGACCCAGAGCACGGCGTCTACGATGTTGCTCTTCCCGCAGCCATTCGGTCCCACGATCGCCGTGATCCCGGGTTGAAACGCCACCACGGTCGCTTCGGCGAACGATTTGAACCCGATCAACTCCAGTTTTTTAAGGTACATATGCCTCCATGGTTATTCAGGTGGCAAAACCGGATCTGCTTGTCGCAGTTTGACAAAAACCTATAACATATCCAAATGATGAAGTAAAGAAAAAAATACAAGATTGAGTGGTTATGGACATCGGGTACTACAATATCCAGTGTGTATATCCCTATCGGTTGACGCGCTCGGTTCAATGGTGTTATCTTCATGTCGTGAAGGGAGACGACGGATGGCGGTATCGGAAGAATCCAGGCTGGCGCTTTTCATTGATCTGGAAAACATCGCGCTCGGCGTGCGCGAGGCCAAGTATTCCAGCTTCGAAATCAGCAAGGTCTTGGCTCGCTTGGTGGAGAAGGGCAAGTTGATCGTCAAGAAGGCCTATGCCGACTGGGATGTTTATAAGGAATACAAGCGCGCCTTTCACGAGGCCGGCATCGAGCTGATCGATATTCCGCACAAACGCTACAGCGGGAAAAACAGCGCCGACATCAAGCTGGTCGTGGACGCGATGGAGTTGGCTGCCTCGAAAGAGCATGTCAACATCTTTGTGATCGCGTCCGGCGACAGCGATTTCACGCCGCTGGTCTCGAAGCTGAAGGAAAACGACAAGCATGTCATCGGGGTGGGCGTGAAGAATTCCACCTCGGTGCTGTTGTCCTCGAACTGCGATGAATTTATCTACTACGAAGACCTCGTGCGCACCCCGAAGTCGAAGCCCAAGGCCGTCGCCCAGTTGCCGGAAAAGAAAAAGGAATGTTTTGAACTTCTCCTCGAAACGATCGAAGCGCTGCAGAGGGAGGACAAGGAGGTGATCTGGGGTTCCATGGTGAAGCAGACCATGAAGCGCAAGCAGCCCTCGTTCAATGAATCCTACTACGGTTACAGCTCCTTCAGCAAGCTGCTTGAGGATGCGGCGAAGCATGAACTGATCAAGATCACCCACGACGCGAAAAGCCGTTCCTACATCGTCACCCCCCTCATGGAAGCCCCATAAATCAACCGCCGGTCCGTTTGCGTCTCACGAGAATGGAATGCTATAGTACCGGTCGGAAAGTGCATCGCATCCGGTTCAATTCTTCGTACGGAAGGAGTCGGTCATGAAAAAGATCCTTGCGAGTCTGATCATA contains:
- the larE gene encoding ATP-dependent sacrificial sulfur transferase LarE; this encodes MPAADPDASSAINMDTQTHQNLERLQDIFQKMDSVLVAFSGGIDSTLVLKIAHDVLGARAAAATSVSPTVPASELESSRQITRQIGVSHHLISSKAMEHPEFHQNGLRRCYACKHDLYSNGTRLAKELGLRWLANGTNLDDLKDFRPGLEAAEAFGVRSPLVEAGLDKIQIRHLSRAIGLPNWDKPAEACLSSRVPFGTVITVERLGRIERAEEALKREGFRQVRVRDHGEVARIELSAADLDRLLDATLRERVVAAVKETGFRFVTLDLQGYRQGGLNPEALP
- a CDS encoding pitrilysin family protein — encoded protein: MVNSRIRAASDLFVRLFFWGTIVFLCRAVSIEAAPAEDFSPKRVVTDNGLIVVIQEAHALPIVNIQMIVKAGSVLDPEDKAGLANLTAELLEAGTATRSATQIADAVDFIGAGLSVGGGEDYATASLRVLKRDLNTGLDLLSDILVHPSFPEPELDRERQEILGEILSEKDQPEVVAEKAFNQIVFGAHPYRCPAEGTEQTLPAISRDDVSRFYEAYYRPNNTIMTIVGDITESEALDLLKTYFGSWTQRPIPAVTVSPAVGLEKPVVKLIDKDLTQANIMLGHLGIDRKNPDYYAVTVMNYILGGGGFSSRIMSNIRDNQGLAYSIYSRFDARAFPGSFAVSLQTRNAAAQQAIDGVLAELRKIRTAPVTDRELEDAKAFLIGNFPLRTDTSEKIAGFLAQTEFYNLGLDYAQRYPKLIRAVTKTDVQRVAQKYIDPDHLALVVVAKQDEAKIRQN
- a CDS encoding pitrilysin family protein, which codes for MPILFYFLFTLLLVFSSSPARARTIQTHTLENGLKVILVEEHKAPVVTVQIWYRAGSRNEVTGKTGLAHLTEHMMFKGTPKYGKGEFSRMIAKVGGTENAFTSKDYTAYFENLSADQIGLALNLESDRMTNLLLDAREFQLERAVVEEERRLRTDDDPQSLVVEYLYAMAFLVHPYHAPTLGWMTDLNSLERNDVTAFYKRYYSPNNAILVIVGDIDPDKLLPRIRQTFGRVPKGFPAPVFHIVEPEQNGERRFVIKKEAQLPFVFAGYPVPNFSAPDNYALGVLANILFTGKSSRLYRSLVYEQKLALDVGGEYPNLSANPDLFYVYGIPQPGKSAEDLEKAVYAEIQRMTTEPVSDRELQKAKNQIEAAFIMGQDSNFYQAMQIGSAEAVGAGYPYQESYVENIRKVTQEDVMRVAKAYLIEDHRTAGLLIPQPHKE
- the rlmN gene encoding 23S rRNA (adenine(2503)-C(2))-methyltransferase RlmN, translated to MQKRNLKQFSFDEFEDFMRELGWPKYRAQQLLDWVYKKRVSRFDEMTNLSKSDRALLEARAGVGEPQLVRRQHSTDGTQKFLFRLSDGQEVESVLIPDEDRNTLCISTQVGCTLDCTFCLTGTMGLIRNLKAHEIVDQVLWVLRHLESDNPLTNIVLMGMGEPLANYREVIEALKRLTHPKMVALSPRRITLSTSGLVPQIKKLGESGLNVNLAISLNATTNAVRDRLMPAVNKQYPLETLLRACRDYPLPPRRRIFFEYVLLKGVNDSDTDAHRLLRLLKGIRCKVNLIPFNDYPGSPFGRPDDETVLRFQNILIEGHLTAFIRKSRGRDILAACGQLRTETAAPALINSLS
- a CDS encoding tetratricopeptide repeat protein, giving the protein MKTNRFDKWTAAGALLIFGWGWLAACSAQKPLIVPTTPPSERNENPGLDQPLSAPQKPTGPPQACASAEDCLSSALKMADTGDRAAAATVLQSLRGRYPDSLQSKQSGFLLGRWAAESGSPQAEELLSQAIVDLPSLEEYGLFYMADGEMQRGQSTQAVQTYDRLLRKYPESVLSAQATYQKADALVQSGDYKTAVIVFDEFVTRFPNDSNTAKALLRLADCAVRLGDSIRAVWALQQVWFFHADSPEAPEAQKRLEQLGGSGVSIPTPSAEARSQRGRTLFDAARYDEAEVEFKAVLSAGERGNHDEVSLKLGETLIQLKQYADADHVLGDLARRTGRPDLLTGALFWMGRVAIRQGEESRFLQIERQMADRVPTSPDRVKLLFMIGDYYEDRHQLEQALTVYHRVIAEAPGDPSAEDAVWRIGWIAYKTGRYSDAIRILEDYLQQHPASLSGGQFGYWIGRSAEQMNQPAQAVHDYRDVCRDYLRSFYCQQARVRLAGLHSAASDPGKTDGPSEAPADISNAVTVPVDGNTVRLPDGAANPALTHDRHYSTAAELMALHLEPEAAQELSYLTDRYATDKATVLRLADLLYAAGDYYHSLHLLRLYFQDVLEKGGDEIPKSFWEQAYPYHFVERIQGQNSAVGTDPYLVAAVTREESAFDSKAVSKVGALGLMQLMPYTAEWVAKQIGLDGFRPELLLDEATNIRLGAWYLGHLIEQFNGNVVLAVASYNAGPEAVGRWAEKGMGDPDEFIESIPFTETRYFTKKVLRSYREYLRIAGENSDRPLSGALVSP
- a CDS encoding cell division protein ZapA, which gives rise to MKKQVEVEIYGQRYTIAGEADEQYVGKLARYVDGKMHELAKTGKNFPATKLALLAAVNITHELFQLRQDKQVKENLIEKKAKDLIENIEEQFGDLKLY